One genomic region from Hoeflea algicola encodes:
- a CDS encoding BMP family lipoprotein — protein MKRTLLSLVALAAMSASALAADIKPAIIYDLGGKFDKSFNEAAYNGAEKFKEETGVEYRDFEISNDAQREQALRRFARDGNNPIVVPGFSWSATLEKVAAEYPDTSFIIIDSVVDLPNVRSVLYKEHEGSYLVGVMAAKASETGTVSFVGGMDIPLIRNFACGYKGGVMATNPDAKVLEAMTGTTPDAWNDPVKGGEIAKSQMDQGSDVIYAAAGGTGIGVMQAAADAGKLGIGVDSNQNGLQPGKILTSMLKRVDVAVYNGFADVKNDKFTTGMEFLGLAEGGVDYAMDDNNAPLVDDEMKAAVESAKADIISGKIEVHNYNDDNACPY, from the coding sequence ATGAAACGCACGCTTTTGAGCCTCGTCGCACTGGCCGCCATGTCGGCTTCCGCCTTGGCCGCCGACATCAAGCCGGCCATCATCTACGACCTTGGCGGCAAGTTCGACAAATCCTTCAATGAGGCCGCCTATAATGGCGCCGAGAAATTCAAGGAAGAAACCGGTGTCGAATACCGGGATTTCGAGATTTCCAACGACGCCCAGCGTGAGCAGGCCTTGCGCCGCTTTGCGCGCGACGGCAACAACCCGATCGTCGTTCCCGGATTTTCTTGGTCGGCAACGCTGGAAAAGGTTGCCGCGGAATATCCTGACACCAGCTTCATCATCATCGATTCGGTGGTCGATCTGCCCAATGTCCGCTCGGTTCTCTACAAGGAGCACGAAGGCTCCTATCTGGTCGGTGTGATGGCCGCCAAGGCGTCCGAGACCGGCACGGTGAGTTTCGTCGGCGGCATGGATATCCCGTTGATCCGCAATTTTGCCTGCGGCTACAAGGGCGGCGTTATGGCCACCAATCCCGACGCCAAGGTGCTTGAAGCCATGACCGGTACGACCCCGGATGCCTGGAATGATCCGGTCAAGGGTGGCGAGATCGCCAAGTCGCAGATGGACCAGGGCTCTGACGTGATCTACGCGGCTGCCGGCGGCACCGGCATCGGTGTCATGCAGGCTGCTGCTGATGCGGGCAAGCTCGGCATCGGGGTTGATTCCAACCAGAACGGCCTGCAGCCCGGCAAGATCCTCACCTCGATGCTCAAGCGCGTCGATGTTGCCGTCTACAATGGCTTTGCTGACGTCAAGAACGACAAGTTCACCACCGGGATGGAATTCCTCGGCCTGGCCGAAGGTGGTGTCGATTACGCCATGGACGACAACAATGCGCCGCTGGTCGATGACGAGATGAAGGCAGCGGTTGAATCCGCCAAGGCCGACATCATCTCCGGCAAGATCGAAGTCCACAACTACAATGACGACAACGCCTGCCCTTATTGA
- the msrA gene encoding peptide-methionine (S)-S-oxide reductase MsrA has product MFLIDMFNRKTVLPEPAQALPGRPEAIETAPTHAVGGAALKGPFADGLQIARFGMGKFWGAERLFWKLPGVFVTAAGYAGGYTPNPTYQEVVTGLTGHAQTVLVVFDPDIIGYRDLLMVFFENHDPTQGMRQGSDVGTFFRSVIHTVDAAQVAEAEVARTNYQAALVAAGHGGKITTGIEPAPEFYYAEAHHQQYLAKNPGGQSGLKPTGVRFPTG; this is encoded by the coding sequence ATGTTTTTAATCGACATGTTCAACCGCAAGACCGTTCTGCCCGAGCCAGCGCAGGCGCTTCCGGGCCGGCCCGAAGCTATTGAGACTGCGCCCACCCATGCTGTTGGCGGCGCTGCGCTCAAGGGCCCGTTTGCCGATGGCCTGCAGATCGCGCGGTTCGGCATGGGCAAGTTCTGGGGCGCCGAGCGGTTGTTCTGGAAGCTTCCCGGCGTATTCGTTACCGCGGCCGGCTATGCCGGCGGTTATACGCCAAACCCGACCTACCAGGAAGTCGTCACCGGCCTGACCGGCCACGCCCAGACCGTGCTGGTAGTCTTTGATCCGGATATCATCGGCTACCGGGACTTGCTCATGGTATTCTTCGAAAACCATGATCCCACCCAGGGCATGCGCCAGGGCAGCGATGTGGGAACCTTCTTTCGCTCGGTGATCCATACGGTTGACGCGGCCCAGGTGGCGGAGGCCGAAGTTGCACGCACGAATTACCAGGCAGCGCTTGTGGCGGCAGGGCATGGCGGCAAGATCACCACGGGGATCGAACCGGCGCCGGAATTCTACTATGCCGAAGCCCATCACCAGCAATATCTGGCCAAGAATCCCGGCGGCCAGAGTGGTCTCAAGCCGACCGGTGTGCGCTTTCCTACCGGTTGA
- a CDS encoding ribonuclease D: MAEIRTHKGDLSADAMARYTGDIAIDTETLGLVPRRDRLCVVQLSPGDGSADVVQISRGQTSAPNLQALLADPTRRKLFHYGRFDIAVLFNTFGVTAEPVFCTKIASRLTRTYTDRHGLKDATKELLGIDLSKQQQSSDWAAETLTQAQLDYAASDVLHLHALTEKLTERLVRDGREAHARACFEFLPTRAKLDLLGWDETDIFAHS, from the coding sequence ATGGCCGAAATCCGCACCCACAAGGGCGATCTCTCCGCTGATGCAATGGCGCGCTATACCGGCGACATCGCCATCGACACCGAAACGCTGGGGCTGGTGCCGCGCCGCGACCGACTATGCGTGGTGCAACTCTCGCCCGGCGACGGATCGGCTGACGTGGTCCAGATTTCCCGCGGCCAGACCAGCGCGCCCAATCTGCAAGCTCTTCTGGCCGATCCGACACGGCGCAAGCTGTTTCATTACGGCCGGTTTGACATCGCCGTGCTGTTCAACACCTTCGGGGTGACCGCCGAGCCGGTGTTCTGCACCAAGATAGCCTCTCGGCTGACACGCACCTATACCGACCGCCACGGCCTCAAGGACGCGACCAAGGAGTTGCTCGGCATCGATCTGTCCAAACAGCAGCAATCCTCTGACTGGGCCGCTGAGACGTTGACACAAGCACAACTCGATTATGCGGCGTCGGATGTGCTGCATCTGCATGCGCTGACCGAAAAACTCACCGAACGGCTGGTGCGTGATGGGCGCGAAGCCCATGCCAGGGCCTGTTTCGAATTTCTGCCGACCCGCGCCAAGCTCGATCTGTTGGGCTGGGACGAAACCGACATTTTTGCCCATAGCTGA